Below is a window of Picosynechococcus sp. PCC 7002 DNA.
TGATTATGTTGTTAAAACAGGCTGGACGGCAATTATGGCAGCAACCGTTAACTTGGATTTTTGGGGCTATTTCAGTTTGGCTATTCGGAGTAACGGCGATCGCCCCCTATCCTTTGGAATCTTTGTTGGGGGTTGCTAACTTTGTCCCGTTTTTCCTAGTTTTTCTCGCTTTCTCGACCCTCTTCAATACCCTGGAACGTTTGGAGCGCTTGGCGTGGCTGATTGTGGCCCCTTCTTTGGCGATCGCCGTTTTAGGTTTAGGGGAGCTTTGGTTTGGCTGGCGGACGCCCCCTCTGATTTGGCAACTGTTTGGCTGGGGTTTGACAGGGGAAGGAAATCCCCCCACGCGGTTGTCCTCCACGTTTATGTATGCCAACATTTGCGCCGCCTATCTGCTGATGGCTTTTTTATTGGGGGTGGGTCTGTGGTTGCGAGATTTCGCTTGGGGAAAGTTACGGCAGTCCCGAATTTTTCTTTATCTCACCGTGACCCTACTCCTCGATGGTGTTGCCCTGATTTTGACAAATTCCCGGAATGTCTGGGCGATCGCCTTTTTAGGGCTGTTTATCTATGCCATTTATGTGGGTTGGTGGTGGATTTGTGGCTTTGCAACGGGCTTCGGTACCGCCATTCTCGGCGCATCTTTTGGCCAAACCCCCTGGCGCGATCCCCTGCGCCAGATTGTGCCTTACTATTTTTGGGGACGTTTATCGGATCAAATGCACCGGGGCCGTGCCATCGAAGATCTCCGCATTACCCAATGGCAGTTTGTCCTAGACATGATT
It encodes the following:
- a CDS encoding O-antigen ligase family protein, producing the protein MIKHSSASTLEYLPPLTELGMVLLPIAPGWGVACLGIQMIMLLKQAGRQLWQQPLTWIFGAISVWLFGVTAIAPYPLESLLGVANFVPFFLVFLAFSTLFNTLERLERLAWLIVAPSLAIAVLGLGELWFGWRTPPLIWQLFGWGLTGEGNPPTRLSSTFMYANICAAYLLMAFLLGVGLWLRDFAWGKLRQSRIFLYLTVTLLLDGVALILTNSRNVWAIAFLGLFIYAIYVGWWWICGFATGFGTAILGASFGQTPWRDPLRQIVPYYFWGRLSDQMHRGRAIEDLRITQWQFVLDMIRQRPLTGWGIRSFTPSYEVAMNRWLGHPHNFYLMLTSEIGIPFAALLIGTIGWLYAQGVLAWRRLSDRGDRLLLFSYLMAFGGYVLFNTLDVTVLDLRLNLFTWLLLSAIWGLGQQVNQAGNQSQSDSQPE